The Trichoderma atroviride chromosome 5, complete sequence genome contains a region encoding:
- a CDS encoding uncharacterized protein (EggNog:ENOG41~TransMembrane:1 (i217-236o)): MPTTKRAATLRSPLAAAAGKTQPSLPSHPTKTQRPLTARARKRTPKRTPNPTRLPLRRRGLHTPHSIPNPPPGGVVLQTPGVFAAGAALYRIGDYVTWGWNYTNLLGTPTAIDVLISCSAVSETWTLTANMTFKTSVAYTWNSSVQATDVSQPLSNNMYTLIIKDSDAAVTQIPDPGYLGSYSQYTFGLYTSQPYVDYDQWSCDACNAALAKFDHHALGFAITMGLVTVLSFTWFVSGVDLA, from the exons ATGCCGACAACAAAG AGGGCAGCAACACTGCGCAGCCcactggcggcggcagcgggcAAAACACAGCCCAGCCTACCCAGCCACCCGACAAAAACTCAAAGACCGCTGACAGCAAGGGCTCGAAAACGGACACCAAAACGGACACCAAATCCCACAAGACTACCACTAAGAAGAAGGGGCCTACACACACCACATTCGATCCCGAATCCCCCCCCGGGAGGCGTTGTGTTGCAGACGCCTGGtgtctttgctgctggtgctgcccTCTACAGAATTGGCGACTACGTCACCTGGGGCTGGAACTACACAAACCTCCTCGGCACCCCAACTGCCATTGATGTTCTCATTAGTTGCTCGGCTGTCTCTGAAACGTGGACTCTTACCGCCAACATGACGTTTAAGACCTCTGTGGCATACACGTGGAACAGCTCAGTCCAAGCAACCGATGTCAGCCAGCCTCTCTCCAACAACATGTACActctcatcatcaaggaTTCGGATGCAGCAGTCACTCAAATCCCCGACCCTGGCTATCTCGGTAGCTATTCGCAATACACTTTTGGCCTGTACACTTCCCAGCCATACGTTGACTATGACCAGTGGTCGTGTGACGCTTGCAACGCAGCCCTGGCCAAGTTTGATCACCACGCGCTTGGATTTGCCATCACCATGGGTTTGGTGACTGTGCTCAGCTTTACTTGGTTCGTGTCCGGAGTTGACCTCGCCTGA
- a CDS encoding uncharacterized protein (EggNog:ENOG41), with the protein MTAVGLVGLSKITGDRETMLRAQQSYGAALQLANAALRDPKEAVEDSTMLGVLILGTYEFISGRTPQTLHAWQEHINGAATLATLRGQDQFHTKAGVRMFTMLCHSVLISCIQSGLPMPKAIVDLRNELRNVADSKLPAWRVIDPLYKALQIRHDIKHRRITGMDDIIGSLVEIEDEFEMLIRGLPPSWRYQNVSLTKSNPAIMGPSCHVYPGLTQATSWNAVRTMRILVQETILEQLCYSVEDPTTLPMHHQLHLVKAMKMLRKLGEAVVGSVPQHFGIVSSRDVKYNKNKGATRPTVTAQNQPSTIVSAPLLPPAPERDDSKSPVPAWQRESATTRPTLLDPTQSELGNGRSDSERFLTLATASNTIIWPLYTLGLSSSCTHETSAYIVDRLMSIYRETGLEQARVVAGMMQNRQESLTWASIPTTRLPSLPEDALPLVV; encoded by the coding sequence ATGACGGCCGTTGGCTTAGTCGGTCTCTCCAAAATCACTGGTGATAGGGAGACCATGTTGCGCGCCCAGCAGAGCTACGGCGCTGCTCTCCAGCTGGCCAATGCCGCCCTCCGAGACCCAAAGGAAGCTGTAGAGGACAGCACCATGCTGGGCGTTTTGATCCTCGGCACATATGAATTCATCTCCGGACGCACCCCGCAAACGCTCCACGCTTGGCAGGAACACATCAATGGTGCTGCTACGCTCGCCACCCTGAGAGGCCAAGACCAGTTTCACACCAAAGCCGGCGTCAGAATGTTCACCATGCTGTGCCACTCTGTGCTCATCAGCTGCATCCAGAGCGGCCTGCCCATGCCGAAAGCCATTGTGGACCTGCGGAACGAACTGCGGAACGTCGCAGACAGTAAGCTGCCGGCATGGCGTGTCATTGATCCCCTGTACAAGGCCCTTCAGATTCGACACGACATCAAGCATAGGCGCATCACGGGCATGGACGACATCATTGGCAGTCTCGTTGAAATCGAAGACGAGTTTGAAATGCTCATTCGGGGACTGCCGCCCTCTTGGCGTTACCAGAATGTCAGTCTCACCAAGTCCAATCCCGCCATCATGGGCCCTTCGTGCCACGTCTATCCAGGCCTCACCCAGGCCACTTCCTGGAACGCGGTACGGACCATGAGGATACTGGTCCAGGAGACAATACTGGAGCAGCTGTGCTACAGCGTAGAGGATCCCACGACTCTCCCAATGCACCATCAGCTGCATCTGGTCAAggcaatgaagatgctgcgcAAGCTCGGCGAGGCTGTGGTCGGCAGCGTCCCTCAGCACTTTGGCATCGTCAGCTCCCGGGACGTCAAGTACAATAAGAATAAAGGGGCAACTCGGCCTACCGTTACCGCCCAGAATCAACCCTCGACCATTGTGTCAGCGCCTCTCTTGCCGCCGGCCCCCGAGAGAGATGACAGCAAATCTCCCGTCCCTGCCTGGCAGCGAGAGAGTGCAACGACGCGACCGACGTTGCTGGATCCGACGCAGTCAGAGCTGGGCAACGGCCGAAGCGACTCGGAACGGTTCTTGACTCTGGCTACGGCCAGCAACACCATCATCTGGCCCTTGTATACGCTCGGCCTATCGTCGTCTTGTACTCACGAGACGAGTGCCTACATTGTCGATAGACTCATGTCAATCTATCGCGAGACGGGCTTGGAGCAGGCCAGAGTTGTCGCGGGCATGATGCAGAACAGGCAAGAGTCGTTGACCTGGGCCAGCATCCCAACGACTCGTCTGCCGTCCTTGCCCGAAGATGCATTGCCTCTTGTTGTGTaa
- a CDS encoding uncharacterized protein (EggNog:ENOG41~TransMembrane:7 (n4-14c19/20o186-206i218-237o252-279i291-310o322-346i367-387o407-428i)~SECRETED:SignalP(1-19)~BUSCO:EOG092D1VKT) translates to MRPLLGLLALGMSLWTAQALEVPMNEKEGSRQYCTGMYSRKSWGGPVDPFILVKFLNDTAPEGDDPVASLVIFEWRDGNLVGIPDPDLQAQRLALCDEGAIKNGYCNSTDKGQFVLAKNATDLSNQVILTKAVHLNNPAPINYPIKKTGYYCVLTEGFNIQKYSAVVEFRNAYGELPATQIPKLPFYGGMSILYALVAVFWGFLYFQHRHDILAVQNYITAILIFLTVEMILTWGFYDFQNHNGTAGVGSKVYLIVIAVLNAARNSFSFFLLLIVCMGYGVVKPTLGRTMIYIRWLAAAHFIFGIVYAVTSLLVSPESAGPFVLLIVLPLAGTLTAFYVWTLNALNYTLKDLRERKQHVKETMYKKLWWAILISVLVIFGFFFFNSFTFASASDPDFVPFHWKTRWFILDGWLNIVYFADVAWVAYVWRPTVNNRRFAMSDEIAQDDDGNFEIGDIGMPDDSDDDEEAQIGKPIYPGQDSGVTGAGPAQASSSRAVPGAQSQSTARAVPRDSIDGETIFAVGDEDGDKASDSEGDSDDDEDAKLVHKKM, encoded by the exons atGAGGCCTCTTCTCGGGCTTCTCGCCCTGGGCATGTCCCTCTGGACCGCCCAGGCGCTGGAGGTTCCAATG AACGAAAAGGAAGGCTCTCGCCAGTACTGCACCG GAATGTATAGTCGCAAGTCTTGGGGCGGTCCGGTCGATCCCTTTATCCTCGTCAAGTTCCTTAACGATACTGCGCCGGAAGGAGACGACCCCGTCGCCAGTCTGGTCATATTCGAGTGGAGAGATGGCAACCTGGTGGGAATCCCGGATCCAGATCTCCAAGCCCAG CGACTTGCGCTTTGTGACGAAGGCGCCATTAAGAACGGATACTGCAACTCAACCGACAAGGGGCAATTTGTCCTGGCCAAGAATGCTACCGACTTATCCAACCAGGTCATCTTGACCAAGGCCGTCCACCTGAACAACCCGGCGCCCATCAACTACCCGATTAAAAAGACTGGATACTACTGTGTCCTCACCGAAGGATTCAACATTCAGAAATACAGCGCCGTGGTTGAATTCAGAAACGCCTACGGAGAGCTGCCGGCAACCCAGATCCCGAAGCTCCCCTTTTACGGCGGAATGTCCATTCTATACGCCTTGGTAGCTGTCTTTTGGGGCTTTCTTTACTTTCAGCACCGACATGACATCC TTGCTGTGCAAAACTACATCACGGCTATTCTCATCTTTTTGACAGTTGAAATGATTCTGACATGGGGATTCTATG ATTTCCAGAATCATAATGGGACTGCCGGCGTGGGCAGCAAAGTCTATCTCATTGTGATTGCAGTCTTGAATGCCGCTCGAAATTCTTTCTCATTCTTCCTGCTCCTCATCGTCTGCATGGGTTACGGTGTTGTCAAGCCTACTCTCGGGCGCACAATGATTTACATCAGatggcttgctgctgcccattTCATTTTCGGCATTGTCTACGCAGTAACGAGTTTACTTGTGTCGCCCGAAAGCGCTG GCccctttgttcttctcattGTCCTCCCATTGGCTGGAACTTTGACGGCCTTCTACGTTTGGACGCTTAACGCGCTCAACTATACCCTCAAAGACCTGCGGGAGAGAAAGCAGCATGTCAAAGAAACCATGTACAAGAAGCTGTGGTGGGCCATTCTCATCAGCGTCTTGGTCatttttggcttcttcttctttaatagCTTTACCTTTGCGTCGGCCAGCGACCCTGATTTCGTCCCTTTTCACTGGAAGACTAGATGGTTCATCTTGGATGGCTGGCTCAACATTGTGTATTTCGCCGACGTTGCCTGGGTGGCATACGTCTGGCGACCTACAGTCAACAATCGTCGCTTTGCCATGAGTGATGAGATTGCtcaagacgatgatggaaaCTTTGAAATTGGAGACATTGGCATGCCTGACGACTcggacgatgacgaagaggcgCAAATCGGCAAGCCTATCTATCCTGGGCAAGACAGCGGTGTGACAGGTGCTGGGCCAGCACAAGCTAGTAGCAGCAGAGCTGTACCGGGCGCGCAGTCACAATCAACAGCTCGTGCTGTCCCACGAGACTCCATTGACGGAGAGACGATATTTGCAGtcggcgatgaagacggcgatAAGGCATCGGATAGCGAGGGAGacagcgacgatgacgaggatgccAAGCTTGTACACAAGAAAATGTAA
- a CDS encoding uncharacterized protein (EggNog:ENOG41~CAZy:GH64~TransMembrane:1 (i19-39o)) — translation MDGSCHYSLVHASSRQLHIYIYSIYSILIILYLSTQPLYCNAITMTPSTLSIVVKNNTSAPQLYAFVTGTASQGVFFLRSDGVTPYYPASPSSTLQPLSQNCAVAVGGPGQSRTLTVPQLAGARIWFSQAKPLTFLLNPGPAVVEPSSTNAADPNYGVQWAFCEFTLNTSELYVNVSYVDFFSIPVSLQLENGAGKVTSVPGMPKGALDSICTQLKAQAAKDGAGWDKLVVQSGGSNLRALSPNSGSVMFPGLFDGYYQPYVDAVWNKYQAADLTVNTQFQDWGNVVGRVDAAGKNLVFPSGYGSFAKPAAVDIFSCDSGPFAGGSGVTAQQLNVGARLAAALNRSTLLNGGQQPEGEDVGQYYTDKVTNHYSRICHAVSVGGRGYAFPYDDVGKTGGVDQSGFLSDGDPKVLTIGVGAPL, via the coding sequence ATGGATGGAAGTTGCCATTATTCGCTTGTACATGCTTCATCTCGACAATTGCACATCTACATTTACAGCATTTACAGCATTTTGATCATTCTGTACTTATCAACTCAACCATTGTACTGTAACGCCATCACCATGACGCCCAGCACGCTCAGCATCGTCGTCAAGAACAACACGTCGGCGCCGCAGCTCTACGCCTTCGTCACCGGCACGGCCTCGCAgggcgtcttcttcctgcgCTCCGACGGCGTCACGCCCTACTATCCGGCTTCGCCCTCGTCGacgctgcagccgctgtCGCAGAACTGCGCCGTGGCGGTGGGCGGCCCGGGCCAGAGCCGCACCTTGACGGTGCCGCAGCTGGCCGGCGCGCGCATCTGGTTCAGCCAGGCCAAGCCGCTGACGTTTCTGCTGAACCCGGGCCCGGCCGTCGTCGAGCCGTCGAGCACAAACGCCGCGGACCCCAACTACGGCGTGCAGTGGGCGTTTTGCGAGTTTACGCTGAATACGTCGGAACTGTACGTCAACGTGTCGTACGTCGACTTCTTCAGCATCCCCGTGTcgctgcagctggagaacGGCGCCGGGAAAGTGACGAGCGTGCCGGGCATGCCAAAGGGCGCGCTGGACTCCATCTGCACGCAGCTCAAGGCGCAGGCGGCCAAGGACGGCGCCGGCTGGGACAAGCTGGTGGTGcagagcggcggcagcaaccTGCGCGCGCTGAGCCCAAACTCGGGCAGCGTCATGTTCCCGGGCCTGTTTGACGGCTACTACCAGCCGTACGTGGACGCCGTGTGGAACAAGTACCAGGCGGCGGATCTCACGGTCAACACGCAGTTCCAGGACTGGGGCAACGTCGTCGGGCGCGTCGACGCCGCGGGCAAGAACCTCGTCTTCCCGTCTGGCTACGGCAGCTTTGCGAAACCTGCCGCCGTGGACATTTTCTCGTGCGACTCGGGCCCCTTTgcgggcggcagcggcgtgacggcgcagcagctgaatgtcggggcgaggctggcggcggcgctgaaCCGGTCGACGCTGCTGAATGGCGGGCAGCAGCCCGAGGGGGAGGACGTGGGCCAGTATTATACGGACAAGGTGACGAACCACTATTCGCGGATATGCCATGCGGTGAGCGTGGGCGGCAGGGGCTATGCGTTTCCGTATGATGATGTTGGCAAGACGGGCGGAGTGGACCAGAGCGGGTTTTTGAGCGATGGCGATCCAAAGGTGTTGACGATTGGTGTTGGGGCGCCTTTGTGA